One segment of Candidatus Binatia bacterium DNA contains the following:
- a CDS encoding tetratricopeptide repeat protein — protein MAGCESRIETPKSTLQSTLDDAWKPPEEDVFPAATDVRIEPVKDFGGHRYAHEVAGIVVTLYETGLTDLAGVVPHYDQNGPPPGVDHWLTGGHKHWNARFSFTYDRDQLQIVLRLCPANGPCKGASASGPRESPEGAITELLVWTARQINTPVPAGMVETWSKPLSSDRYAVLVLGRAAASWYGMIDPVDPHERGDPDKDPLARVVLIDPSLSMAHYLMGRRALDIGRANIAARAFERARETTPDRFVFEAAGAAAASASGQWADARKRWDDLDSRWPDDSRIVIPRLETYLSTGMPGEAQTLVDGLPDRFDDDPEVARLRVGIAEKLGPGPDYEKLVIAWENAAEYDPEPVRRHIALRLRDGRLVEAFDLLGKLEARGASSEAEQMMIALGADIGRYEEAAKQAALAGSDSLASRLRLRAALEKDPHEIPSDLMKMPDHDARLLVAKLRSAREPEQALADVRALLREDRFLAEALALEISLLEKLGRSDEAVQAREQLQFADPAFASGPRTVAGETADGSQSQASLSE, from the coding sequence GTGGCGGGCTGCGAATCCCGCATCGAGACTCCGAAGAGCACCCTGCAGAGCACGCTCGATGACGCGTGGAAACCGCCCGAAGAGGACGTCTTCCCGGCCGCCACCGACGTGCGCATCGAGCCGGTCAAGGATTTCGGCGGCCACCGTTACGCACACGAGGTGGCCGGCATCGTCGTCACGCTCTACGAGACGGGGCTGACCGATCTGGCGGGAGTGGTTCCTCACTACGACCAGAACGGTCCGCCGCCGGGTGTCGACCACTGGCTGACCGGCGGGCACAAGCACTGGAACGCGCGCTTCTCGTTCACGTACGACCGCGACCAGCTCCAGATCGTGCTTCGCCTGTGCCCCGCCAACGGCCCGTGCAAGGGCGCGTCCGCCTCCGGGCCTCGCGAATCACCCGAAGGGGCGATCACCGAGCTGCTCGTGTGGACGGCCCGGCAGATCAACACGCCGGTGCCGGCGGGAATGGTCGAGACGTGGTCGAAACCGCTTTCGTCCGACCGCTATGCCGTGCTCGTGCTCGGTCGCGCCGCCGCGTCCTGGTACGGGATGATCGATCCGGTCGATCCCCACGAGCGTGGCGACCCCGACAAGGATCCCCTTGCCCGCGTCGTGCTGATCGACCCGTCGCTGTCGATGGCGCACTACCTGATGGGCAGGCGCGCCCTCGACATCGGGCGCGCCAACATTGCCGCGCGCGCGTTCGAGCGGGCCAGGGAGACGACGCCCGACCGCTTCGTCTTCGAAGCCGCCGGAGCCGCGGCCGCCTCGGCGTCGGGACAGTGGGCCGACGCCCGCAAGCGCTGGGACGACCTCGACTCGCGCTGGCCCGACGACAGCCGCATCGTCATTCCGCGCCTGGAGACGTACCTTTCGACGGGGATGCCGGGCGAGGCGCAAACTCTCGTCGACGGCCTGCCCGACCGCTTCGACGACGACCCGGAAGTCGCGCGCCTTCGCGTCGGCATCGCCGAAAAACTCGGTCCCGGCCCCGACTACGAAAAGCTCGTCATCGCGTGGGAGAACGCAGCCGAGTACGACCCGGAGCCCGTCCGCCGTCACATTGCGCTGCGCCTGAGGGACGGCCGCCTCGTAGAAGCGTTCGATCTTCTCGGCAAGCTCGAAGCGCGCGGCGCCAGCTCCGAAGCCGAGCAGATGATGATCGCGCTCGGCGCCGACATCGGTCGTTACGAAGAAGCCGCCAAGCAGGCGGCGCTGGCCGGCAGCGATTCGCTGGCCTCCAGGCTGCGCCTTCGTGCGGCACTGGAGAAAGACCCTCACGAGATCCCGTCGGACCTCATGAAAATGCCGGATCATGATGCGAGGCTGCTGGTTGCCAAGCTGCGATCGGCAAGGGAGCCGGAGCAGGCGCTCGCCGACGTGCGCGCGCTGCTGCGCGAGGACCGGTTCCTGGCCGAAGCGCTCGCGCTCGAGATCTCTCTTCTCGAAAAGCTCGGTCGCTCGGACGAAGCCGTGCAGGCTCGCGAGCAGCTTCAGTTTGCCGATCCGGCCTTTGCCTCCGGCCCGAGGACCGTGGCGGGAGAGACCGCCGACGGCTCGCAGTCGCAGGCCTCGCTGTCCGAATAG
- the leuC gene encoding 3-isopropylmalate dehydratase large subunit, protein MGKSLFQKVWERHTVRELPGGGVQLFIGAHLIHEVTSPQAFGMLRDLGLSVLRPDRTFATVDHIVPTDTQARPYADPLAEGMMVALEKACSEFGIRFFGTDSGKQGIVHVIGPELGITQPGMTIACGDSHTSTHGAFGAIAFGIGTTQVRDVLATQTLALAPMKVRRVQVDGKLGAGVYAKDIILHVIRTLGVNGGTGFAYEFAGSTIDGLTMEERMTVCNMAIEGGARVGYVNPDEKTYEFLRGRAFAPSGDAWDRAVDYWKAIASDPDADYDDVVRIDAADIAPTVTWGINPGQAIGVNENIPSAAAAASESEAAGIREALEYMKLDGGAPIRGTRVDVCFIGSCTNGRLSDFREVARYLKGRHVAPGVRALAVPGSQDVARAAIAEGLDRIFTDAGFEWREAGCSMCLAMNPDKLIGDQFCASSSNRNFKGRQGSPTGRTVLMSPVMVAAAAVEGCVADARETFRI, encoded by the coding sequence ATGGGAAAGAGCCTGTTCCAGAAAGTGTGGGAGCGTCACACCGTCCGCGAGCTGCCGGGCGGCGGGGTGCAGCTCTTCATCGGAGCCCACCTGATCCACGAAGTCACCAGCCCCCAGGCGTTCGGGATGCTGCGCGACCTCGGGCTGTCGGTGCTGAGGCCGGACCGCACCTTCGCGACTGTCGATCATATCGTGCCTACCGACACGCAGGCGCGTCCCTACGCCGATCCGCTGGCCGAAGGGATGATGGTCGCGCTCGAGAAAGCCTGCAGCGAATTCGGCATCCGATTCTTCGGCACCGACAGCGGCAAGCAGGGCATCGTCCACGTGATCGGACCGGAGCTCGGCATCACGCAGCCGGGCATGACGATCGCGTGCGGGGATTCGCACACCTCCACGCACGGTGCGTTCGGCGCGATCGCGTTCGGCATCGGCACCACGCAGGTGCGCGACGTGCTGGCGACGCAGACGCTGGCGCTGGCGCCGATGAAAGTGCGCCGCGTCCAGGTCGACGGCAAGCTCGGCGCCGGAGTCTACGCCAAGGACATCATCCTGCACGTGATCCGCACTCTCGGCGTCAACGGCGGCACCGGTTTCGCCTACGAGTTCGCGGGCTCGACCATCGACGGCCTGACGATGGAAGAACGCATGACGGTGTGCAACATGGCCATCGAAGGCGGCGCGCGCGTCGGCTACGTCAATCCCGACGAGAAGACGTACGAGTTCCTGCGTGGCCGTGCGTTCGCGCCGTCGGGCGACGCGTGGGATCGCGCCGTCGACTACTGGAAAGCCATCGCTTCCGACCCCGACGCCGACTACGACGACGTCGTGCGCATCGACGCTGCCGACATCGCGCCGACGGTGACGTGGGGGATCAACCCCGGACAGGCCATCGGCGTCAACGAGAACATTCCGAGCGCGGCTGCAGCGGCGAGCGAAAGCGAGGCTGCGGGCATTCGCGAGGCGCTCGAGTACATGAAGCTCGACGGTGGAGCGCCGATCCGCGGCACCAGGGTGGACGTGTGTTTCATCGGAAGCTGCACGAACGGGCGCCTGTCCGACTTCCGCGAGGTCGCACGCTACCTCAAGGGGCGGCACGTCGCGCCCGGCGTGCGCGCGCTGGCCGTGCCGGGCTCCCAGGACGTCGCGCGCGCGGCGATCGCCGAAGGACTCGATCGCATCTTCACCGATGCCGGTTTCGAGTGGCGCGAGGCCGGCTGCTCGATGTGCCTGGCGATGAATCCCGACAAGCTCATCGGAGACCAGTTCTGCGCATCGTCGTCCAACCGCAACTTCAAGGGACGCCAGGGCAGCCCGACCGGGCGCACCGTTCTGATGAGCCCGGTCATGGTCGCAGCCGCGGCTGTCGAAGGCTGCGTCGCCGACGCGCGCGAAACGTTTCGCATCTGA
- a CDS encoding PBP1A family penicillin-binding protein, translated as MAKDVSGEGRSDGEAPPPNPENPEKPKKPARRRRFRSARRFVRTALFVGFLAAIVGGIWSWHWLNDNVLATLPENLAHVQAYRPPSNCVIYDSAGTKVDEFYIERRIWVPIKSLPDFVWQAFVAAEDRRFFEHRGVDPAGMARAFVSNFLRGGVHQGGSTITQQIVKNLLVGKERSYIRKMREAVLALRLERELSKKELLELYINYVYLGSGNYGVEAAALDYFGKPAAELDPGQAATLAGLVPAPTRYSPHKHPENTIMRRSYVLGRMVEEGYMTLADSKRFAQEPVLAPTERPTLPAVGLAYITEVRREIRRLFGTTTPMSEGFHVYTALDLSTQQTAESAVREALVGVDERRGRRGVVQHVPDSQRQWFLARAAGLQRIAEPEGATTDDEEEARIKAAAEAARKAREAEARKAAAKAARSHTSAHRTARAAKPAVPLEPPKIPAVAMPKPDDCFQVIVGPKGVDQLEAGPFTFSLVKSDRGVLVRTAGGKSKRTISSEAGNGDVLRVCDIDEKTVKLDPAPWAEGASVVVDNATGRVRAIVGGYEDVLEGFVRATQAHRQPGSSFKPFVYSTALKSGKNQLDIVHDAPISLPGGNGKMWTPANYEDKYYGDLPMRFALAKSLNTVSVRFVLELGPRRVIETARAMGVRTPIRPDMSIALGSSEVTPMDMAAAYSTLARMGSPVEPVMIDSIKDQTGKLLGVAGGNVVVDGEVVGRLPGGPQPRALPAGVAYEMVDMMREVVKSGTAKRAYKEGYDRAGKTGTTNECIDAWFDGFDANHTTIVWVGSDGPEPIGPKETGGVTALPAWVKIMDSLETTVPPRMPIPDEAVLVNVGEAWYGFPRGKVPQKILQREAAGNEPLPRFPSDS; from the coding sequence ATGGCGAAGGATGTGAGCGGGGAGGGGCGCAGCGACGGCGAAGCGCCGCCGCCAAATCCGGAAAATCCGGAGAAGCCGAAGAAGCCGGCGCGGCGCAGGAGGTTTCGCAGCGCGCGGCGCTTCGTGCGCACGGCGCTGTTCGTCGGCTTTCTAGCGGCCATCGTGGGTGGGATCTGGAGCTGGCACTGGCTCAACGACAACGTGCTTGCCACTCTGCCCGAGAACCTTGCCCACGTTCAAGCCTACCGCCCTCCTTCGAACTGCGTCATTTACGATTCGGCCGGAACCAAGGTCGACGAATTCTACATCGAGCGTCGCATCTGGGTCCCGATCAAGTCGCTGCCCGACTTCGTCTGGCAGGCTTTCGTCGCGGCCGAGGACCGCCGGTTCTTCGAGCACCGCGGCGTCGACCCCGCCGGGATGGCGCGCGCATTCGTGTCCAACTTCCTGCGCGGAGGCGTGCACCAGGGCGGCTCGACGATCACGCAGCAGATCGTCAAGAACCTGCTGGTCGGCAAAGAGCGAAGCTACATCCGCAAGATGCGCGAAGCGGTGCTCGCGCTTCGCCTCGAGCGCGAGCTGAGCAAGAAGGAGCTGCTCGAGCTTTACATCAACTATGTCTACCTCGGCTCGGGAAACTACGGAGTGGAGGCTGCCGCGCTCGACTACTTCGGCAAGCCCGCGGCCGAGCTCGACCCGGGCCAGGCCGCGACGCTTGCCGGCCTGGTTCCGGCGCCGACGCGCTACTCGCCGCACAAGCATCCCGAGAACACGATCATGCGGCGCAGCTACGTGCTCGGCCGCATGGTCGAGGAAGGCTACATGACGCTGGCCGACTCCAAGCGCTTCGCGCAGGAGCCGGTGCTGGCCCCGACCGAGAGGCCGACCCTGCCTGCCGTCGGCCTGGCCTACATCACCGAAGTGCGCCGCGAGATCCGCCGCCTCTTCGGCACCACGACCCCGATGTCGGAAGGGTTCCACGTCTACACGGCGCTGGACCTTTCGACCCAGCAGACCGCCGAGTCCGCGGTGCGCGAAGCGCTGGTCGGCGTCGACGAAAGAAGAGGGCGCCGCGGCGTCGTCCAGCACGTGCCCGACTCCCAGCGCCAGTGGTTCCTGGCGCGCGCGGCCGGCCTGCAGAGAATCGCCGAGCCCGAAGGGGCGACGACCGACGACGAGGAAGAAGCGAGGATCAAGGCCGCCGCCGAAGCCGCGAGGAAGGCCCGCGAGGCGGAGGCGCGAAAGGCGGCCGCCAAGGCGGCGCGCAGCCATACTTCGGCGCACAGGACCGCCCGCGCTGCCAAGCCGGCCGTACCGCTGGAGCCGCCGAAAATTCCTGCCGTCGCGATGCCGAAGCCCGACGACTGCTTCCAGGTGATCGTCGGTCCGAAGGGAGTCGACCAGCTGGAGGCCGGGCCGTTCACGTTCTCGCTCGTCAAATCCGACCGCGGCGTGCTGGTTCGCACCGCCGGAGGCAAGAGCAAGCGCACGATTTCGTCCGAAGCCGGCAACGGCGACGTGCTTCGCGTCTGCGACATCGACGAGAAGACCGTCAAGCTCGATCCCGCGCCGTGGGCCGAAGGCGCATCCGTCGTCGTCGACAATGCGACGGGCCGCGTGCGCGCGATCGTCGGCGGCTACGAGGACGTGCTCGAGGGTTTCGTGCGCGCAACGCAGGCGCATCGCCAGCCGGGCAGCAGCTTCAAGCCGTTCGTCTACAGCACCGCGCTCAAGTCGGGCAAGAACCAGCTCGACATCGTCCACGACGCGCCGATCTCGCTGCCGGGCGGCAACGGCAAGATGTGGACGCCGGCCAACTACGAGGACAAGTACTACGGCGACCTGCCGATGCGCTTCGCGCTGGCCAAGAGCCTGAACACCGTGTCGGTGCGCTTCGTGCTGGAGCTAGGGCCTCGCCGCGTGATCGAGACGGCGCGCGCGATGGGCGTGCGCACTCCGATCCGTCCCGACATGTCGATCGCGCTCGGCAGCAGCGAAGTGACGCCGATGGACATGGCGGCGGCGTATTCGACGCTCGCGCGCATGGGCTCGCCGGTCGAGCCGGTGATGATCGATTCGATCAAGGACCAGACCGGCAAGCTGCTCGGAGTGGCCGGCGGAAACGTCGTCGTCGACGGAGAAGTCGTCGGCCGCCTGCCCGGAGGGCCGCAGCCGCGCGCACTGCCGGCAGGAGTCGCCTACGAGATGGTCGACATGATGCGCGAGGTCGTCAAATCCGGCACCGCCAAGCGCGCGTACAAGGAAGGCTACGATCGCGCGGGAAAAACCGGCACGACCAACGAGTGCATCGACGCGTGGTTCGACGGTTTCGATGCCAACCACACGACGATCGTCTGGGTCGGATCCGACGGCCCGGAGCCGATCGGCCCGAAGGAAACCGGCGGAGTCACTGCGCTGCCGGCGTGGGTGAAGATCATGGACAGCCTGGAGACGACGGTGCCGCCGCGCATGCCGATTCCCGACGAAGCCGTGCTCGTCAACGTCGGCGAGGCCTGGTACGGCTTTCCGCGCGGCAAGGTCCCGCAGAAAATCCTCCAGCGTGAAGCCGCCGGCAACGAGCCGCTGCCACGCTTCCCGTCCGATTCCTGA
- a CDS encoding LysR family transcriptional regulator → MFDAALLPALHDALTVARHGSVARAAEALFKTPSAVSQQLRRIEQHFGVSLFERDGRGIRLTASGEAFLGPATRLFDEAESVCDLLDSMAGAPVATVRIAASDYLGKELLAPVLRDIQLGTPAVGGSASRASAPDQRSLAPALRVAITTAHSSEAVRLLELGQVDAAIVSTASTLPGLDEHLLFEQPLQWIAARRDPPMPVMERLATEPVLRLAAGSLGRSVLDAWLERHAIQPASTIDVPGVSLLIDYATTGCGIGLAPALPLRELDSRRLFIEDAGLPPLPVRLVMRPSFPVAPPMAMLLERVKARGLALAKLLAADRRGGGRKGRKAALFPAERG, encoded by the coding sequence ATGTTCGACGCCGCCCTGCTGCCGGCGCTTCACGACGCACTGACCGTTGCGCGGCATGGCTCGGTGGCGCGAGCCGCCGAAGCCCTCTTCAAGACTCCGTCGGCAGTCAGCCAGCAACTGCGCCGCATCGAACAGCACTTCGGCGTCTCGCTGTTCGAGCGCGACGGGCGCGGCATCCGGCTGACGGCCTCGGGCGAGGCGTTCCTCGGCCCGGCGACGCGCCTGTTCGACGAGGCGGAGTCGGTTTGCGACCTTCTCGATTCGATGGCGGGGGCGCCGGTGGCCACCGTGCGCATCGCCGCCAGCGACTACCTCGGAAAGGAGCTGCTGGCGCCGGTGCTGCGCGACATCCAGCTCGGGACGCCGGCGGTCGGCGGCTCCGCTTCCCGGGCCAGCGCGCCCGACCAGCGCAGCCTCGCGCCGGCGCTGCGCGTCGCGATTACGACCGCGCATTCTTCGGAGGCCGTGCGGCTGCTCGAGCTCGGCCAGGTGGACGCGGCAATCGTCAGCACCGCCTCGACACTGCCCGGCCTCGACGAGCACCTGCTGTTCGAGCAGCCGCTTCAATGGATCGCCGCGCGCCGCGATCCGCCGATGCCGGTGATGGAGCGGCTGGCAACGGAGCCGGTGCTTCGCCTGGCCGCCGGCAGCCTCGGCCGAAGCGTCCTCGATGCCTGGCTCGAGCGTCATGCAATCCAGCCGGCCTCGACGATCGACGTCCCGGGCGTCTCGCTGCTGATCGACTACGCGACCACCGGCTGCGGCATCGGCCTGGCGCCTGCATTGCCGCTTCGCGAGCTCGACTCGCGGCGCCTGTTCATCGAGGACGCCGGGCTGCCTCCTCTTCCCGTCCGTCTCGTGATGAGGCCGAGCTTCCCGGTGGCACCGCCGATGGCGATGCTGCTCGAGCGCGTCAAGGCGCGCGGACTGGCACTGGCCAAGCTGCTGGCGGCCGACCGCCGCGGCGGCGGCCGAAAAGGCCGAAAAGCCGCTCTTTTTCCTGCGGAACGCGGGTGA
- a CDS encoding cold shock and DUF1294 domain-containing protein — protein sequence MPPGTENGSATAHSRSTAGADAAADARHTGRILKWNDERGFGFILPEDGGQTVFVHISGFRSSGRRPKEGDAVYFRIDREDRRTKAVDVRIKGLPLPDTVTVAYAVGALWLIALIGFLFDVDQIGWPVFLYLMMSVITFGFYYVDKKRAEARRWRITGTTLHVLEAVGGWPGALLAMAMLRHMTRKREHLTILSAIVVLHLVGWVVWSLYQPAG from the coding sequence ATGCCGCCCGGAACTGAAAACGGCAGCGCCACTGCGCATTCCCGTTCCACTGCGGGCGCGGACGCTGCGGCCGATGCGCGCCACACCGGCCGCATCCTCAAGTGGAACGACGAGCGCGGCTTCGGGTTCATTCTTCCCGAGGACGGCGGCCAGACCGTGTTCGTGCACATCTCGGGTTTCCGCTCTTCCGGACGGCGTCCGAAAGAGGGCGACGCGGTCTATTTCCGCATCGATCGCGAAGACCGGCGCACCAAGGCCGTGGACGTGCGCATCAAGGGCCTTCCGCTGCCCGACACCGTCACGGTCGCCTACGCAGTCGGTGCGCTCTGGCTCATCGCGCTGATCGGCTTCCTCTTCGATGTCGACCAGATCGGATGGCCGGTGTTCCTCTACCTGATGATGAGCGTCATCACGTTCGGCTTCTATTACGTCGACAAGAAGCGGGCCGAGGCGCGGCGCTGGCGCATCACCGGCACGACGCTGCACGTGCTCGAAGCGGTCGGCGGCTGGCCGGGAGCGCTGCTGGCGATGGCGATGCTGCGCCACATGACACGCAAGCGCGAGCACCTGACGATTCTTTCGGCGATCGTCGTCCTGCACCTGGTGGGCTGGGTAGTCTGGTCGTTGTACCAGCCTGCCGGCTGA
- a CDS encoding glucan biosynthesis protein G, with product MSRSRSGGRDGQDCLRSRHVHIPIRQPGSTMVRLAIVAATLAALTLAAGRAAAFDFDDVSAKAKALATQPFQEPVATVPDWLAKLSYDQWRDIRFRSEHALWRDRELPFEVQFFHPGLYYDRIVTISEVDATGAHVIPFSPSLFDYGKNDIASRVPQDLGFAGFRVHYPIKSPAYKDEVIVFLGATYFRAIGKDQGFGLSARGLAIDTAAPSGEEFPWFKEFWLVRPAKGATSMEIWALLDSPSMAGAYRFVLYPGTQTVIDVEAKLFRRREVAKLGIGALTSMFLFGENTTRCFDNYRPEVHDSDGLLLFSDTGEWLWRPLDNPETLQVHSYQMTNPRGFGLLQRDRDFRDYQDLETLAEKRPSAWITPKGPWGPGRVELVEIPTDKDIHDNINVYWVPDKLPPLAEPVTFAFRMNAYGEDPTRPPAGRATATRRERGTNAGTYRFVVDFEGRQLEKIPADDVLRAVVSVAGGDEKARIVAQYVIKMPTGGWRLGFEVEPESKGPLELRAYLDKAGSALTETWSYSLVQ from the coding sequence ATGTCGCGATCACGATCGGGCGGGCGCGATGGCCAGGACTGCCTGCGGTCGCGGCACGTGCACATCCCGATCCGCCAGCCGGGGTCCACGATGGTGCGGCTGGCGATCGTCGCGGCGACGCTGGCCGCGCTGACGCTTGCTGCCGGCCGCGCCGCCGCCTTCGACTTCGACGACGTGTCGGCCAAGGCGAAGGCACTGGCCACGCAGCCGTTCCAGGAGCCGGTGGCCACGGTTCCGGACTGGCTCGCAAAGCTCAGCTACGACCAGTGGCGCGACATCCGATTCCGCTCCGAGCACGCGCTGTGGCGCGACCGCGAGCTTCCGTTCGAGGTGCAGTTCTTCCACCCCGGCCTCTATTACGATCGCATCGTCACGATCAGCGAGGTCGATGCGACGGGCGCGCACGTGATCCCGTTCTCGCCGAGCCTTTTCGACTACGGCAAGAACGACATCGCCAGCCGCGTTCCCCAGGACCTCGGGTTCGCCGGATTCCGGGTGCACTATCCGATCAAGTCGCCGGCCTACAAGGACGAGGTCATCGTCTTTCTCGGAGCCACGTACTTTCGCGCCATCGGCAAGGACCAGGGCTTCGGCCTGTCGGCGCGCGGGCTCGCGATCGATACCGCGGCGCCGTCAGGCGAAGAGTTCCCGTGGTTCAAGGAGTTCTGGCTGGTCAGGCCCGCAAAAGGGGCAACCAGCATGGAAATCTGGGCCCTGCTCGACAGCCCCAGCATGGCAGGCGCCTACCGCTTCGTCCTTTACCCCGGCACCCAGACCGTCATCGACGTCGAAGCGAAGCTCTTCCGTCGTCGCGAAGTCGCAAAGCTCGGGATCGGCGCCCTGACGAGCATGTTCCTGTTCGGCGAGAACACCACGCGCTGCTTCGACAACTACAGGCCCGAGGTCCACGACTCGGACGGGCTGCTGCTGTTTTCGGACACAGGCGAGTGGCTGTGGCGGCCGCTGGACAATCCCGAGACCCTCCAGGTGCACAGCTACCAGATGACCAACCCGCGCGGTTTCGGCCTGCTCCAGCGCGACCGCGACTTCCGCGACTACCAGGACCTGGAGACGCTGGCGGAAAAACGGCCGAGCGCGTGGATCACTCCGAAGGGTCCCTGGGGTCCCGGGCGCGTCGAGCTGGTGGAGATCCCGACCGACAAGGACATCCACGACAACATCAACGTCTACTGGGTTCCCGACAAGCTTCCCCCCCTTGCCGAGCCTGTGACCTTCGCGTTTCGCATGAACGCGTACGGCGAGGATCCGACGCGCCCCCCGGCGGGCCGTGCCACCGCCACGCGCCGCGAGCGGGGGACCAATGCCGGAACCTACCGCTTCGTCGTCGACTTCGAGGGTAGACAGCTCGAGAAGATTCCCGCAGACGACGTGCTGCGCGCCGTCGTCAGCGTCGCCGGCGGAGACGAAAAGGCGCGCATCGTCGCCCAATACGTGATCAAGATGCCGACTGGAGGCTGGCGACTCGGCTTCGAAGTGGAGCCCGAGAGCAAGGGCCCCCTCGAGCTGCGCGCCTACCTCGACAAGGCAGGTAGTGCGCTGACCGAGACCTGGTCCTACTCACTGGTGCAATGA
- the leuD gene encoding 3-isopropylmalate dehydratase small subunit, whose translation MALEKIIRISGRGVAVPGDDIDTDRIIPARFMKCVTFDGLGRYFFFDVRFDEQENMRKHPLNDPRFAGAAILIAGRNFGCGSSREHAPQAIAKAGFKAVVAEGFAEIFFGNSTTLGMPCVTLSGDDIRRLVACVEAAPSTVITIDLEQMVVTAGDLRLPLAIKPSAREVLTTGTWDPIGQLLESKADIARTASALPYVGGFA comes from the coding sequence ATGGCACTGGAAAAGATCATTCGCATCAGCGGTCGCGGCGTGGCCGTGCCCGGCGACGACATCGACACCGACCGCATCATCCCTGCGCGCTTCATGAAGTGCGTGACATTCGACGGCCTCGGGCGCTACTTCTTCTTCGACGTGCGCTTCGACGAGCAGGAGAACATGCGCAAGCACCCGCTGAACGATCCGCGCTTTGCCGGCGCCGCCATCCTGATTGCCGGCCGCAATTTCGGGTGCGGCTCGTCGCGCGAGCACGCTCCGCAGGCGATCGCGAAGGCAGGATTCAAGGCCGTCGTCGCCGAGGGTTTCGCCGAGATCTTTTTCGGCAACTCGACGACGCTCGGGATGCCGTGCGTGACTCTGTCCGGCGACGACATCCGTCGCCTGGTGGCGTGCGTCGAGGCTGCGCCCTCGACCGTGATCACGATCGACCTCGAGCAGATGGTCGTCACGGCCGGCGACCTGCGTCTTCCGCTGGCGATCAAGCCGTCGGCGCGCGAAGTGCTGACGACAGGAACGTGGGACCCGATCGGGCAGCTGCTCGAATCGAAAGCCGACATCGCGCGCACGGCTTCGGCGCTGCCGTACGTCGGCGGGTTCGCCTGA